In Ruminiclostridium papyrosolvens DSM 2782, the following proteins share a genomic window:
- a CDS encoding DUF2953 domain-containing protein, producing MVIFFIVTILVCILVTIILNIRLTLGFTAKVQNKDCSVFITIYSFRNKVVKNLMIYPIPKKNKKPKRKTVNGKRDLKELRRSLQILRRLFRRSLIIKDFKLHVKEGCGDAFITAILYGFLWSAIGMVENLIFTKYEVKNKEIKVEADFNGKYIKVNLDCIFSLKIVNIITVAKVIAILYLKNRKGGGAGVKSSNRRSNDYSNAKYQGNG from the coding sequence ACTATAATTTTGAATATCAGACTGACACTGGGTTTTACAGCGAAAGTGCAAAACAAGGACTGTTCAGTTTTTATTACAATATACTCATTTAGAAATAAAGTTGTTAAAAATTTAATGATATATCCTATTCCCAAAAAGAATAAAAAGCCTAAGAGAAAAACAGTAAATGGCAAGAGAGACTTGAAAGAATTAAGAAGAAGCTTGCAGATATTAAGACGACTTTTCAGAAGATCTTTAATAATAAAAGACTTTAAGCTTCATGTTAAGGAAGGATGCGGAGATGCTTTTATCACAGCTATTTTATATGGCTTTTTATGGAGCGCCATAGGTATGGTAGAAAATCTGATTTTTACTAAATATGAGGTTAAAAATAAAGAAATTAAAGTTGAGGCAGATTTTAATGGAAAATATATTAAAGTAAACTTGGACTGCATATTTAGCCTAAAAATTGTAAATATTATTACTGTAGCTAAAGTAATTGCCATACTGTACTTAAAAAATAGAAAGGGCGGTGGTGCTGGTGTCAAGTCATCCAATAGAAGGTCTAATGACTACAGCAATGCAAAGTAT